The candidate division KSB1 bacterium region GAGTTGTCTCTGAGAGCATGGTCCTTTATTCGGATTTATTTAAAGTCGATCCGAATACGGGTATCTTGAGGGCATTTGGGTCTTTTACTCATCCAAATGCTTTTGCCGGCTATCTGGTGATCAGTCTGACCCTTACCATGGGAATCATTTTATTTGGTCCGAAAGATAAGCTCTGGTATCTGGCAATTATTTCTGGATGTGTACAGATCATAGCCCTGCTTTTCACCATGTCCCGGGGAGGCTGGGTAGCTTTCTCTAGTTCATTTTTGATTATGGCCTCCTTGGCCCGACAGAAAAAAATAATTGGATTGGGTTTACTGTTTTTAACAATTACTATAATCATCATGCCAAGTGAACATAAAAATAAGTTTGCCTCGCGCGCCAAAAGCATCTCCAAGCCCTCTGAAGTTCAGGAATTCACGTTTCGCCAGAAGCGCTGGGAAGCATTCTTTGAGATTGCGATTCATAATCCGATTGTAGGAACAGGCAGTGCAGTATTAGACAACCCAAATGAGGCTGAGATCGGCCGAACGCCACATAATATGTATCTTTATTTTGCTGTTCAAAACGGCATCCCGGCGCTGGTTTTGTTGGCTTATTTTATGACTCAGTTAATTTGGAGGGGCTTTAATATTTTCGAGCGATCCTCAGATCGGCTGCAACGTACGCTTGGACTCGGCCTTTTAGGTGCTGGTATAGGTTTGGTCATTCATGGAGCTGTCGATGCACTGATCGGGCTCGAGCAAATTTGGACCGCTTTTTGGATGTTATTAGCCATGGCGTTTTTTTTAAGAGAGAAAACCTAATAACAACCAAGACCAATTAAAAAAAATTAGCATTATAGAATTCGTCTTTTCGGATTAACTTTCATCTTGGATCAAGATTTTGATATAGCAGATTCGCAAAGATATGATAAATTGCTCGATTCAAAAATTAAAAGTACTAATGATTGCCAACGGTCACCCTATTCCGGGACTGGAACATTATTACACCTTCATCGCGGAACAAGCAAGGGCATTGGCAAAATATATTCATCTATCCGTGGTCGTCCCAATTGAGGTATTATTACCCATTCCCAAACATCGGCATCAATTAAAGTTCAGCAAAAAATTCCCAAAATATCGCTCAGATTATGGCTATACTGTCTTTTTCCCGAGAGCCTATCGCTATTTTCCAGGATTAAATAAGTATCTAGCAGATAATTTAATGCTCTGGTCAATCTTATACTATATCTGGCGTAACAAACTCCAATTCGATCTCATTCACACGCATTTTGCGCACCCAGCGGGATACATTGGAGCAATTATAGCAAAACACTTCCGCAAGCCGCATATTCTAACAGTCCACGGCTCAGATATTTTGGAGGAATTCGTGCCAAACGAAATTGTGCGATTACGGAAGCATCATCGCGATTTTGCATTGCAAATGGCTAATCGAATTATCAGCGTGAGCAATTATCTCAAACACGTACTGATCGCAAGAGGAATAGCACCAGAAAAGATGATAGTTATCCCAAATGGCATCGACACCAACATTTTCATTCCAGAAATCGATTTGAACGGACATGTTGATATTCTTTTTGTGGGGAATTTGATCGAATTGAAAGGGATTGATTTGCTCATTCAGGCTTTTCACAAGTTCTATCAGAAATATCCGAATTTGAATTTGAAGATTATCGGCGAGGGACCTCTGAGAGATAAGCTCTGCTCTTTAGCTCTGAAATTAGGCATCTCCGATCGTGTGAATTTCCTTGGCCCTATGCAAAATCGGAATGTCGCCAGGATTCTTTCAAAAGCACGATTGCTTTGTCTTCCTAGTCGCCAGGAGGGATTCGGCGTAGTGGCCATTGAGGCCCTTGCCAGCGGGGTTCCCGTTGTTGGAGCCAGAACTGGTGGCATCATAGATATCATCACTTCTGATAACATTGGATTTTTGTTTGAGCCAGGTAATAGTGATGATTTGGCTTTGAAATTGGAAGCAGCTTTGAATAAAAATTGGGATAAGAACGCCATTCGTAAAGAAGGGCTAAAGTACTCTTGGGAATTAATAGCTGATCGGATCATTGAACAATATCATGTGGTGCAAAAAAAATGAGCCTTTTCCGAGAAAGCACCGTTTCATTCGTCAGCCTAATCATCGCCAATATCTGTTATCTCGTTATCGGCGTGATGATCGCCAGGGCGTTGGGTCCCGAGGGCAAAGGCGCTTGGGCCATTATTTTAATGATCATCGATTACCTGGCGTTGCTTTCCAACCTGGGGCTAGATGCGGCCAGTGTCTATTATCTGGGGCAGGGCAATCATTCCAGAGGGCAAATCCTTTCGGTCATCATTTATGCAACGATAGGGCTGGGCCTGATCGCCCTATTTATTTTTACGCCTATCATCTGGCTATGGGGCGACGCCATCTTCGCCAAGGGTGAGTTTGATGCTGGTTTGTCAATTGGTGCTGTCTTAATTGTGCCGCTTGTCTTAGGACTGCGGCTGATCAGCAGCTATTTTCAGGGCTGTCTGAAAATCGTGAAATACAATTTACTAATCCTGATCCAATTATTCTTTCAAATCATCAGCCTGTACCTCTGTTTGGTGATCTTGAAATGGCAAATCTGGGGCATTTTTATTTCCTATGTCGCTTCGCTGTTGATTGCTATTGGCATGGGAGTAATTTTTCTTTTTGTCGAAGGCATCGGCATCGAATTTCATAACAGCCTGGCGCTGGCGAAAAAAATGCTTCACTATGGATTCAAAGGTTACATCGGCAATCTGATCCAATTTGTCAATTACAAAGTCGATCTTTTTTTGGTCAATTTGCTGCTGGGCTTGAGCGCGACGGGTATTTATTCGATAGCCGTGAATCTGGCGAGTTTATGCTGGTTCGTCTCCTATGCCATGGCAACCAGCTTATTCCCTCGCGCCTCAGCTTCGGGAAAAAGCAGCGCTGAATTGATCAACCGATCCGCCTCGATTTGTTTGCTATTGACTGGTGTATCGGCAGGAATGCTTGCGCTGATTTGTAAGCCAGCGATCCGTTTGCTGTATGGCGAACAGTTCCTGCTAGCTGCAAAAGCAATTTATGTTCTGCTGCCAGGTGTGGTCATTTTTGTTTATACCCGAATTCTGGCAACTTACTTCTCGGGCAATGGGCGTCCGCTGATCAACTCCGCCATTAGCCTGGCATCATTAGCAGTGAGCATCCCATTGAATTTGATTCTGATTCCACGATTGGGATTGCCTGGCGCTGCGCTGGCAATCACGTTAGCTTATATAGTGAGCAGCGGGCTTAGCTATCTTTTGTTCAAGTTTTACCCCATTGATCACAGTTTTGAAGTTTTGTTTCATAAAATATTCAGATTGAAAAAAGCAATTGAAATTCAGCCATGAAAAAAGTTTTAATGATCTCCTATTTCTTCCCGCCTATGGGCGGTGTAGCGGTTCAGCGGATCACCAAATTCTGCAAGTTTTTGCCTGAATTTGGTTGGCAGCCCATCGTATTAACGGTAAAAAACGGCTATTGGACAGTTTGGGATCACTCTAACGAGGATCATAAAACAGGTTATGAAGTCGTTTATCGCACGCCATTTATTTCGCCTTTTACATTAATCAATAAGCTGAGCTTCGGCAAGGCGAAATTCGGGACGACCAGCGAAGATAAAGGCAAAGCACTCGATAAACCGTCTTGGTGCAGGAAGCTAATGCGCCAGATATCCATGCTCTGGTGCGTGCCTGATGAATTTATCAGTTGGTTCCCGATCGCTTTTTTTTACGGATTAAAAATTATCAAAAAGCATGGCGTTGACCTCATTTATGCCAACGATAGTCCGCATACTTGTCCTTTGATTGCTTTAGCTTTGAACAAAACGACAGGATTGCCTTTTATCACTGACTTTAGGGATCTTTGGATTGCCAATCCCGAATTCAATCCCAGGAATGGATTAGAGATGATATTACAAAAAAAACTGGAAAGGATAATTATAAAAAAATCGAACCAAATTATAACTGTTACCAATGGTTTTGCAAATGTGTTAGCTAAAACGCATGGTGAAAAGCAGAATAAAAAACTCACTGTGATTTATAACGGTTTCGATATGGATGACTTTGAAAATAGCTATTCTGGCATATATCAGAAAGGGCAGAAGACTTTTCGAATTGTCTATACAGGAAGCTTCTTCGGAACTCTTATGACTCCTGAAAATTTTCTCATCGCCTTTTCTCGATTTGTTAGAAACTATAATCTGCATCCTTCTGAGATTGAGATAATCTTTGCTGGGGCTGAGAGCGAACAGTTGAAAATCTTAATCGAAAAAACTCGAACAAAAAATTATATAAAAGTTTTACCGAATCTATCTCATCGCAATGCATGCAGTCTGCAAAAATCAGCCGATCTACTCCTTTTCATTATCCATTCATGCAAAGGTGGAAAAGATAGAGTATCTGCCAAGCTCTTTGAATATCTTGCCGCTGGGCCCCCCATATTTGCTATTATTCCTCATGGTGAAGCAGCCAATATTATTGAAAAAACAGCATCAGGAATGCTTGCCAATCCAGATGATGTAGCTGAAATTGAAGCCTCTCTGACATCTCTTTATGAAAAAATTCATATCAAAAAAGAGCCGTTTCAAAGAAATGAGGCTGAGATAAGGAAATTCAATCGGCGGGATCAGACCAAAAGGTTGGCAGAGATATTCGATGAAGTCACTGAAGCAAGAAAATGAGAAAGAACAAAATTTATAACTAAGCGAACAATGACAGATTCAAACCAACAAAATCAGCAAAAAAAATTGCCATGTATCGTAACGACCTCTTGGGATGACGGTTCAGTTCTCGATTTGAAATTGGCGAATTTGCTCGATAAATATAATTCGAAAGGGACTTTTTATATTCCACAAAGCTGTATCAATCATGGCTTTTCAATTGGAAATTTAAAGGAGATATCGAATTGTCATGAAATTGGAGCGCATGGCGTTTCTCACAGGGATTTGACTAAATTGCTCCCTCAAGAAGCAATTCATGAGATAAAAGAAAGCAAACATTTTCTTGAAGGCATCCTAAAAAATGAAATAGCAATGTTTGCATACCCTTATGGGTCCTATAATAATTTGATTAAATCTCACGTTAAAGATTGCGGTTACCTAGGAGCACGGACGATCAATCCCTTTCGCTTCGAATTAGCATTTGATGCCTTCGAAATGGGAGTAACCATGCACATAGCGCTTTTTTATTCATTTATTTTTAGAAAATTAGGAAATTTGAAAGAGAAAATATTGAACTCATATAACGAGCAATTGTCATTAGAAGATAATATTGTAATTAAACAGCCACAGGTTAAAGATTATCTTAAGCTTTTCAGAATTGGATTGCCTCTCTTATCATTTGTAGACAACAAAAAATTAATCATGAATATTTTTAAAAGAATTCTTACTACAGGTGGAATTTTTCATCTCTGGGGGCATTCCTGGGAGATCGAGCAATTTAAGATGTGGAAATCATTAGAACTGATCTTTGAATATATTAGCAAGCGCCCAGAAGTCAAATATCTCACCAATTCGGGCTGTTTGGAAATGTGAACAATGAAAATATTATTTGTAAATGAAACCATGGGTTTTGTTGGTGGCTTGGAACAGTATATATTTAGCTTAAGCAAAGTATTATCTGGAAATGGTCATCAATGCAGCTTGCTTTATGCGAAAAGTTCAGGCAAAAATTGTGATCAATTCGCACGCTATTTTTTCCAATGCTATCAGATTGATTTTTCCCATTCGCCTCAATTTGATGGCGTTGCATTAAGAAAAATTCTCATTCAAGAGCGGCCAGATGTTGCTTTTTTGCACAAGATTTCAAATGCGAGAATGATCCATGAAATCCATCGATCAGTACCAACGGTAAGAATGATCCATGATGTGGCGCCATTTTGCCCAAGTAACAGAAAATTTTATTATTTCTCTGGCAAGCTGTGCTATAGAAAAATGGGGCTGAAATGCTATTTATTCCCAGGCTGTTATCGCCTAACTCACGCTAGACTTCCTTTTATCGGCCATGGAAGTTTGTACAGAACAAAGCAAGAGCTTAAAGGCACATTGATCTTGGATCATATAATAGTTGCCAGCAACTACATGAGAGATCAGTTACTCATGCATGGCTGCCCGCTGGAAAAATTGACCGTGTTAAGATTGTTTTTCGATGCCAAGATCGTTACGATCTCATCAAAAGAAGAGTATCAAAATGTTATTCTATTCTTAGGAAACGTGAACAAAAGCAAAGGGCTAGATTGGCTAATAAAATCTTTGGAATTTGTCAGGTCTCCTTATCAAACAATCGTGATCGGTGATGGGAAAGAATTACAATACAATAAATCTTTAGCAGCAAAACTAGGTTTTTCCGAACGGATCGAATTTCTTGGATGGATTGATTATGACAGAATAAAAAATTACTTTCGGAATGCTGTGATGTTAGTGGTTCCCTCGCGCTGGCCTGAGCCATTCGGACTGGTTGGTCTGGAAGCCATGGCTCATGGTGTGCCTGTTATAGCCTCCAATGTCGGCGGCATTCCCGACTGGCTGGAGGACGGCAAGAATGGCTTTCTTGTCGAAAGAGGCAATATCCGTCAACTGGCTGAAAAGATCGAGCTGCTGTTGACCGATAGAAATTTAAATCAAAAGCTTGGCGAATATGGGAGAACATGCGTGATAACCAAATATAACCCCGATGATTATGTGAAAAAGCTGATGCGAATTTTCGAGCAAGCAATTCAAAAACGACGAAACGAGCAAATCTAAATAGAAAATTATGGATTCCCTAGTCACTCGATTTAAGGCAGATCTAAGATTGATCTGGCATCAAAGCCGAAAATTGACCTTTCGGTTTATCAGTAAGCTATTGTTCTGGCTACCCACAAGAGAAATAAATTTAATTGAGATCAAACGGGTTTTGGTTATCATCGTTGGTAAATATGGCATCGGTGATGTGGTCTTATGTACCCCAGCTCTGCGATTATTATCTGAGCATTTTGGTGCAAAATCAATTTCCGTTCTTATTGATCAAAAGAATACTCATGTTTTAGATAATTGTCCTTTGTTTGAACATTTGTTCATCTTTAACAATCGAAGTAAGCTTAGAAAGTTGTTCAGCATGATAAAATTGGCAAAGCAGCTTCGTCAATGTCACTTCGATATAGCGATTGATTTCTACAGTTATCAAGGGATAAATAGCGCATTGCTGGCTGTGCTGAGTGGCGCGAGGCATCGAATCGGCAGGGATACTGATCATCGAGGTTTCTTTTTCACGAAAAAGCTGCCGCCAGCTCCGCCTCAGCAACACCAAATTGATCGCGTGTCGGAATTATTGTACCCGATTGGCCTTGATAAAGTGACATCTCAACCTGAATTTTTTATCTTTCAAAAAGATCAGAAGAGAGTCGAGCGGTTATTGAATGATCTAGGAATTGAAAATAATAAGCCGTTCATTATTATTCATCCCGGAACCGGGAACTATATCTCCCAGGCGCGGCAATGGCCGCTTCAGCGGTTTGCCCAACTAGCAGATCGCATTATCGAGAGATATGCTATTGATCTGCTCTTCACGGGAAGTGGAGCAGAAATCGGAATGGTCGAAATAATACAATCGGCAATGAAGCATCAAGCTTATTCGGTGGCTGGAAAATGTTCGCTACAAGAACTTGCTGCGCTGATCCAGCGGGCACAATTATTCATTTCTGGTAATACTGGTCCTATGCACATCGCAGTTGCGGTGGGTACCTCAACCGTTTCCATTTTCACTCACATCGACCCCGATGACCATCCCGAACGATGGAAACCTAGGGGAACGAACCATATAGTCATTCAAAAAGATGTCGGTTGCAAAGTGTGCGACCGTAGGAGATGCCGTTCGTTTCGATGTCTCTATGATTTATCTGTTGATGATGTGTTTCAGGGGGTTAATGAATTGATCAATAGAACTTGGGGGATCAATATATGGAGCAATCAAGGAAGTTGATTTGCCTGCTCGGTGTCAAAATAGATGTAGTAACGGCAGCAGATCTCATTAAAGATATTCATCAACTGATAGAGACAAAAACCAGATCGGCGGTCTTCTATGTAAATCCAGATTGTCTCAATAAAGCTTATATCGACGACGATTATCGAAGCATCTTAAACGCAGCGGATCTGGTCTATGCCGACGGCGTCGGGGTGGTAATCGCTGCTCGTCTGGCTCGCCAGTATTTGCCAGATCGAATCACAGCGATTGATATTTTTCACGATCTCTGTCATACATGGGCACAGCAAGGGATTCAGCTGTTTTTGCTTGGCAGCAATGATAAGAGTAACGAACTGGCCTGCTCTCGATTACAAGCCGCTCATCCACAATTAAAGATCGTCGGACATCATCATGGATATTTTCACTGGGATTCGGATCTAAATCAACGAGTGATTGAGCAGATCAACTGCAGTGAGCCAGATGTGCTTCTGGTCGGCTTTGGTGCACCACACCAGGAAAAATGGATCGCAAAACACATGGATCAGTTGAATGTTCGCCTCTGTTGGGGAGTCGGCGGCTTATTTGATCTTCTCTCTGGCAATCTTAAGCGAGGGCCAGCGTTATTTCATCAGCACCATCTGGAGTGGTTTTGTCGGCTGATGATCACCCCAGGAAAAGTGTGGAAGCGTTACCTGATCGGTGGACCTCAGTTTTTTATGAGGGTAATCTTATTTGAGCATCTGAACCGAACAAAGCGCGCTAAAAAGCTTGGCGTAATTTAAGGAAGTCTCATTCATGATATCGGTAATTAAAAAGGCCTGTAAAGCTATTTTCCCAAATTTTCTTTTTCCACCAGTTCGAAGGTGATATTTCTTGTTTTTAAAAGTCACCTATCGGATCTTTGGTCGAAAGCCAGTTCACGGAGAAACTGCTAAAGCCAAAAGCCGACGGCTCAAAGAAGGGTTTTTTGAAAAATACTGTCAGGGCAAAGGCATTGACATCGGCTATGGTGGAGATCTTTTAGCTGAAAACTGCCAAGGCTGGGACTTTGAACATGGTGATGCTCACTATCTCAAAGGCATCAAAGATCAGCAATTTGACTTTGTCTATTCTTCGCATACGATAGAGCATTTAGCTCAGCCAGCCACAGCATTGAAAAACTGGTGGCGTGTCTTGAAAACTGGCGGGTTCATGATCCTATATCTGCCGCATCGTGATCTATATGAAAAAAAAACTGACACTACCATCACGTTGGAATTCAGATCACAAGCATTTCTTTCTATTAGATCGTGATGAGCCGCCAGACACATTGGGAATTGTCCCGCTTATCAGGAGAACGCTTAAGAATTACGAAATAGTAGCGCAGCGCATTTGCGATGATGGCCATCAAATTACAGATCCTTATCAACATAGCGATGGGGAATATTCCATAGAAATCGTGATTAAAAAATCAGCATAATTTAGGAGAAACAATGATCCAGATTTTGGTCGAACAAAATGCCCCAGAGATCAGGCAACTATTGGAGCTATTAACAAAAATTCCTGAGCCAATGTGCTCCAGTCCCCAGCCAGAATTTTTATACGCTCTTGCCAAATCCGTTCCCGCTGATGGGACAATTGTGGAGATTGGGACGTGCGCTGGCAAATCTCTCATCAGCATGGCAATGGCGAGACGAGCCATCAATGGCACTCCAGTTCATTCCATCGATATTGAAAAGCATCCCCTTATCGATAATTACATAGATGCTGCTGGTGTGCGAGACTGGACGGATTTGATTATCGGTGAATCGACAAAGGTTGCTCAGCACTGGTCTCACGCTATCGACTTGCTTTTCATTGATGGCGATCATCGATATATAGGCGTAAAGAGAGACATTCTGGCCTGGCAAAAATGGGTGAAGATGAATGGGATGGTGGCATTTCATGATTATGGTGATGGAACTGGAGTTCCCCGGGCGATCCATAAAAAGATTCTCAATAGACCATGGATGTGGCAAGTAATTAGCGATCGAGAATATGGCAGTATTTTTGTGATAAAACGACTCATCCCAGCTTTGGAAGATCGAGAATCAAAGTGGCATGAACAAAATTTGTGGTGGTTTTATTTTAGAAAGAAGATTTCAAAAAATATTCTAATCCAAAAATTGTGCCGATTTATTCAAAACCAAATTGATATTAAAAAATGGAATTCAATATTACTTAGTTAAACACGATATTCATCTGGAATTCATCAAAATATCGTTGCTTATGATAGTAACATTATAACTCTTGATTGCTGCATCTCTTAACTTGTTATTTATTAGAACTAATGAAAGACCTGTATTCGCACGGATGACATTCACATAGCCGTCAATTGATCATTTTGGAGAGACTTCTGATTCATTGGAATTGGAGAAAAGAAATTGGATAAGCTGCCAAAATCGAAAAAAATCTTATATTATTTGATATACCTTTCAGTGCTTCTAGTAATAACACTAATGCTTGGAGAAACTTATGTACGTTTATTTTCGAGGCAAGGATATTTGACTCCGAACATTCAGAAAAAAAACTCTTTACAATATGTCCCTTCGCTTTATGCAAGGCATTTATTTCCAGAACAAGAGCAAACAATTAAAGGAGCATACAATAATATTTTGCACATTTCAAATAAAGGGTATAGAGGAAATGACTTTAAATTTGAAAAGGATAGCAATGTTACTCGGATTATCATTTATGGTGGGTCGGCCGTTTTTGATCAAGCCGCTACGGAAGGAAAGGATTGGCCGCACCTGGTAGAAAAATTGCTAAACGAACGTGGTTTTTCAGTAGAAGTAATAAACGCTGGAATCCCTGGTCATACATCCATTGATTCTTTTGAAAGATTATTCTTAGAAGGTCATTTATTTGACCCTGACTATGTAGCTGTATATAATGCTTGGAATGATATTAAGTATTTCAAAACAAAAAAACCACTTTTGAGAATTTATAAGCCCTATGATGAATCTCAAGATCCATTTCAAAATTATCAAGGATGGTTGGATAGGTTCCTATGTGAACATTCGCAGTTTTATGTTCGCGTTCGCAATCGTTACTTTCGATGGAAATTGAATATTGATACTGAAGGAGTAAAGAAAAAAGTATCCCTTTCATCAGAATTTTATGAAATAGGCTTGCGTCAATATAAACTAAATATGGAAATGTTTGTGGATTGTGCCAGAAATATTGGTGCAACTCCAATATTAATTACTCAGGCTCGCTTAGTTTCTAAGGACAATACAGCAGCGGATCGAAATAAGATCATTTATGAATACACAGAGTTGACTCATGAAGCTTTATTAAAGGCATTTGAGCAATGCGATCAAATATTATATCAAGTAGCAAAAGAAAAGGAAGTTCATATTATTGATGCTTCAAAGGCAATGACTGGAAAAAGCGATTTTTTCATCGATCACGTTCATCTGACTCCAAAAGGCTCAAGCATGATCGCCGAAATTGTGGCCCAGAATATGACAGGAATCATGACATCCGATATGAATATCACAAGAAAAAAGTAAGTTAAATGACGCTGCATTATCAAGGTGAAATCGGAAAACCAAACATAGGTATCCTTTTAAATTTAGGTATTAATGTGAGAGATGAATATGTCCAAATTTTCTTATCCCTTGATCGGCTTCGTTATTATTTTATTTTTCTTTTTTCCATCATGTCATAAAAAGAACCCCTCTGAGCCTTCGCAATCCAATATGTGGGTGGCTATCAATCATGGCTTGAACAATTTGCAGATCCGAGACATCGCCATTGATCCATCAAATTCTAAAATCATCTATGTTGGCACCCCTGAAGGTGTGTTTCGAACTGATGACGCAGGGAAAAATTGGAAGCTTAAAAATAATGGCTTAACATATCGAGATATAACCGATCTCGAAATCATTTCAAACGAATTTGCGATAATTTTATCTGCTACCTGGGGCGGCGGGGTGTTTATCAGCGAAAATGCTGGCGAATCTTGGACAGCTATGAACAACGGTCTGGCTGATCCAAGAGTTTCCGTGATCATCGCCACTACTGATATAAATCCGATGTTCTATGCGGGAACAGAAACTGGGTTGTTTAACTCAAAAGGGAAATATGAAAAATGGAATAAAATCGAAATTGCGGGCGGCGCAGGACCAATTACAAGTATCTGCATTAACGGAAATGAGCCATCGGTTATTTATATTGGAGCAAAATATCTGGGATTATTTCAAACCAATGACGCGGGTTTAAGCTGGGTTCAAAAAAATATTGGATTACCAAATACAGCCGAATCTGGATTTGCCACACCGACCGATATTCAAATTAATCCCTATAATGATCAGCATCTTTTTTTAGCAGCGGGTTGGTCTGGGCTTTTCGTAAGCTATGATGGAGCGCTTAGCTGGCAAAAAATAGCGACATTTCCCTCTGGCTATTATTTAAGAACAATTGCTATCGATTTTAATAAAGCAGAAAATATTTATGTTGGCACTACTGAAGGGATTCTCTATTCAAAAAACGCTAATTTAGATTGGATTAGTTTCAATGATGGTCTCACCACCCTGGATGTCCGAGCCATTGCAATTGATCCAAAAGATACCCGAATAATCTATGCTGGGACCATGGGCGGAGGGGTGTTTAAATATGTTAGAGAATAGGCGGTGGTTAATAGTCATTTTTATTTTTGCGCTCATTATACGCATCTTTTTCATACTTTTTTGGTTACAAGAGAGGCTCTATTGGGACGACGAATTTGCCTACGATCGCTTAGCTACGCAACTGATCGAAAAGCATTGCTATCAAAATGAAGAGGGCAAGCCTACTGCCTTTCGACCACCAGCTTACCCGCTGTTTCTGGCCTTAAACTATCTCCTTTGGGGGCGGCATTTCTGGGCAGCGCGAATGTTTCAGGCATTTATCGATTGCCTGACACTAGTTCTGGTTTATTTAATCGCCAAACGAATTTTTAACCCAAAAACTGCTGTCCTCTCTGCTTCTATTTACAGCTTTTATCCGCTACTTATTTACACCGCCAGTACCTTCTTTCCCACCACGCTTTCGATCTTTCTATTGGCATTGTTCATCTATTTATTGGTGAGCACCCGTCAACAAAGATCATTCTGGAAGCTGATGTTCATTGGTATCATTGCAGGATTAAGTGTACT contains the following coding sequences:
- a CDS encoding GDSL-type esterase/lipase family protein yields the protein MDKLPKSKKILYYLIYLSVLLVITLMLGETYVRLFSRQGYLTPNIQKKNSLQYVPSLYARHLFPEQEQTIKGAYNNILHISNKGYRGNDFKFEKDSNVTRIIIYGGSAVFDQAATEGKDWPHLVEKLLNERGFSVEVINAGIPGHTSIDSFERLFLEGHLFDPDYVAVYNAWNDIKYFKTKKPLLRIYKPYDESQDPFQNYQGWLDRFLCEHSQFYVRVRNRYFRWKLNIDTEGVKKKVSLSSEFYEIGLRQYKLNMEMFVDCARNIGATPILITQARLVSKDNTAADRNKIIYEYTELTHEALLKAFEQCDQILYQVAKEKEVHIIDASKAMTGKSDFFIDHVHLTPKGSSMIAEIVAQNMTGIMTSDMNITRKK
- a CDS encoding class I SAM-dependent methyltransferase; this translates as MIQILVEQNAPEIRQLLELLTKIPEPMCSSPQPEFLYALAKSVPADGTIVEIGTCAGKSLISMAMARRAINGTPVHSIDIEKHPLIDNYIDAAGVRDWTDLIIGESTKVAQHWSHAIDLLFIDGDHRYIGVKRDILAWQKWVKMNGMVAFHDYGDGTGVPRAIHKKILNRPWMWQVISDREYGSIFVIKRLIPALEDRESKWHEQNLWWFYFRKKISKNILIQKLCRFIQNQIDIKKWNSILLS
- a CDS encoding WecB/TagA/CpsF family glycosyltransferase; the protein is MEQSRKLICLLGVKIDVVTAADLIKDIHQLIETKTRSAVFYVNPDCLNKAYIDDDYRSILNAADLVYADGVGVVIAARLARQYLPDRITAIDIFHDLCHTWAQQGIQLFLLGSNDKSNELACSRLQAAHPQLKIVGHHHGYFHWDSDLNQRVIEQINCSEPDVLLVGFGAPHQEKWIAKHMDQLNVRLCWGVGGLFDLLSGNLKRGPALFHQHHLEWFCRLMITPGKVWKRYLIGGPQFFMRVILFEHLNRTKRAKKLGVI
- a CDS encoding class I SAM-dependent methyltransferase gives rise to the protein MFLKVTYRIFGRKPVHGETAKAKSRRLKEGFFEKYCQGKGIDIGYGGDLLAENCQGWDFEHGDAHYLKGIKDQQFDFVYSSHTIEHLAQPATALKNWWRVLKTGGFMILYLPHRDLYEKKTDTTITLEFRSQAFLSIRS
- a CDS encoding glycosyltransferase family 9 protein codes for the protein MIWHQSRKLTFRFISKLLFWLPTREINLIEIKRVLVIIVGKYGIGDVVLCTPALRLLSEHFGAKSISVLIDQKNTHVLDNCPLFEHLFIFNNRSKLRKLFSMIKLAKQLRQCHFDIAIDFYSYQGINSALLAVLSGARHRIGRDTDHRGFFFTKKLPPAPPQQHQIDRVSELLYPIGLDKVTSQPEFFIFQKDQKRVERLLNDLGIENNKPFIIIHPGTGNYISQARQWPLQRFAQLADRIIERYAIDLLFTGSGAEIGMVEIIQSAMKHQAYSVAGKCSLQELAALIQRAQLFISGNTGPMHIAVAVGTSTVSIFTHIDPDDHPERWKPRGTNHIVIQKDVGCKVCDRRRCRSFRCLYDLSVDDVFQGVNELINRTWGINIWSNQGS